In Gigantopelta aegis isolate Gae_Host chromosome 6, Gae_host_genome, whole genome shotgun sequence, the following are encoded in one genomic region:
- the LOC121375613 gene encoding heat shock 70 kDa protein 4-like isoform X2: protein MSVVGIDFGTSSCYIAVARAGGIETIANEYSDRRTPSYVSLSEKNRAVGVNAQNHAVTNFKNTVCGFKRVLGRKYSDPDVHTEQQNQFRANEIGEDKDGNVVFQLMYMGEKQAFTPVQLTTMLFTKLKHTAEAALKTKVIDVVVSVPLFFTDTERRALLDACQMAGFNCLRLLNDTTATALAYGIYKQDLPAENEKPRNVIIIDLGYSSLQVAAVAFHKGKLKVLATNSDPYLGGRDFDRIILDQCCKDFKEKYNIDPKSQPKAYIRLMTQVEKMKKQMSANTEPIPLGIECFMDDKDVSTKMSRAEFEQLSEDLLTRIEYALKEILKSTNLKSGEIHSVEVVGGSCRIPAFKRLVKDVFGLEPSTTLNSDEATARGCALQCAILSPTFRVRDFSITDCQPYSITLTWQGPIEEDSSMEVFPRFHPAPFSKMLTFYRKEPFHLTAQYTYPNEIPYPTTKIGTFFVKNVVPQANGESSKVKIKIRINSHGIFEVKSASLVEKLENEEEKQNETETMDTDEGKKNGETDEESKSSVGDEDMQTDQQSPTESSSETSDSTTPEKQEAEKKTTPKGKEPKKPKKTIRQIDLPIDECVPQLTKNELNILIEKENEMMMQDKLEKERADAKNTVEEYVYDMRDKLGGPYEKFASEAERNTFNQLLMETEDWLYGDGDDQSKQVYVDKLAQLKVQTIVMR, encoded by the exons ATGTCTGTAGTTGGAATCGATTTCGGAACGTCGTCTTGCTACATTGCTGTGGCGCGAGCAGGTGGTATCGAGACAATAGCGAACGAATATAGTGACCGACGCACCCC gtCATATGTATCCTTGAGTGAGAAGAACCGAGCTGTTGGTGTGAATGCACAAAACCATGCAGTAACTAATTTCAAGAACACAGTGTGTGGATTCAAGCGTGTTTTGGGACGGAAGTATTCTGATCCTGATGTAcacactgaacaacaaaaccagtTCCGTGCCAATGAAATTGGAGAGGATAAAGATGGCAATGTTGTTTTTCAG CTCATGTATATGGGAGAAAAACAGGCTTTCACACCCGTACAGTTGACGACAATGCTGTTCACAAAATTGAAGCACACTGCTGAGGCAGCCTTGAAGACGAAAGTCATTGATGTTGTTGTGTCT GTTCCGCTGTTCTTCACGGATACCGAACGGCGTGCACTGCTTGATGCCTGTCAGATGGCCGGGTTTAACTGTCTCAGACTCCTCAATGATACCACAGCCA cTGCTCTTGCCTATGGTATTTACAAGCAGGATTTGCCAGCAGAAAATGAAAAACCGCGGAATGTCATTATTATTGATCTCGGCTATTCTTCACTGCAAGTTGCAGCTGTCGCTTTCCACAAAGGAAAACTGAAG GTACTTGCCACGAACTCGGATCCCTATCTCGGAGGTAGAGACTTCGACAGAATTATTCTGGACCAATGTTGTAAAGATTTTAAAGAGAAGTACAACATTGACCCCAAGAGCCAGCCGAAGGCATACATCCGCCTGATGACCCAGGTTGAGAAGATGAAGAAACAGATGAGTGCCAACACAGAGCCCATTCCTCTGGGCATAGAATGTTTCATGGATGACAAGGATGTATCCACAAAAATGTCAAg AGCTGAATTTGAACAACTATCAGAAGATCTGCTTACAAGAATTGAATATGCACttaaagaaattttaaaaagtacca ATTTAAAATCTGGTGAGATTCATTCAGTGGAAGTAGTTGGAGGTTCTTGTCGCATTCCCGCTTTCAAGCGGTTGGTGAAGGATGTATTTGGGTTGGAACCCAGTACCACGCTGAATTCAGACGAAGCTACTGCTCGGGGCTGTGCTCTTCag TGTGCGATTTTGTCCCCAACATTCCGAGTGAGAGATTTCAGCATTACCGACTGTCAACCATATTCCATCACCCTCACCTGGCAGGGACCCATAGAAGAAGACAG ttcAATGGAAGTGTTTCCTAGGTTTCATCCTGCACCTTTTTCCAAAATGTTGACATTTTATCGAAAAGAACCATTTCATCTGACTGCTCAGTACACATATCCGAATGAAATACCTTATCCAACCACAAAAATAG GAACATTTTTTGTGAAAAATGTTGTACCTCAGGCAAACGGAGAGAGTtcaaaagtgaaaataaaaattaggatTAATTCACATGGGATTTTTGAAGTCAAATCAGCTAGTTTGGTGGAAAAGTTggaaaatgaagaagaaaagcAAAACGAAACAGAAACAATGGATACTGATGAAGGCAAAAAGAATGGAGAAACTGATGAGGAAAGTAAATCCTCAGTTGGAGATGAAGACATGCAGACCGATCAACAGTCGCCCACAGAAAGCTCCAGTGAAACTAGTGATTCAACGACTCCAGAAAAACAG GAAGCTGAAAAGAAGACGACACCAAAAGGAAAAGAACCAAAGAAACCAAAGAAGACCATTCGACAAATAGATCTCCCCATAGATGAGTGTGTACCTCAGTTAACAAAGAATGAACTCAATATATTGATTGAAAAAGAg AATGAGATGATGATGCAGGACAAGTTGGAGAAAGAGAGAGCCGATGCGAAGAATACAGTGGAGGAATATGTGTACGACATGCGAGATAAACTTGGGGGTCCTTACGAGAAGTTCGCCTCCGAGGCG GAACGCAATACCTTCAATCAGCTGCTAATGGAGACGGAGGATTGGTTGTACGGTGACGG